In Actinomycetota bacterium, the sequence TCGGCGAGGAGCTCGGGTTCCTCGGCGCGCTCGCGCTGCTCGGCGTCTACCTGTGGCTGTTCGTCGCGGCGCTGGAGGTCGCCGCGTCCGCGAGGGACCTGTTCGGCGCACTGCTCGTCGTCGGCGTCATGAGCATGTGGGCGTTCCAGGTCCTCGTGAACGTCGGCATGACGATCGGCATCATGCCCATCACGGGCATCCCGCTGCCGTTCATGAGCTTCGGCAGCTCGTTCATGGTCACCAACCTCGCTGCGACGGGTATGCTCCTGTCGGTG encodes:
- a CDS encoding rod shape-determining protein RodA, giving the protein AEYQENRLLVFLDPERDPSGAGYNLAQSKIAIGSGGLTGQGLRSGTQGNLYFLPERHTDFIFSVLGEELGFLGALALLGVYLWLFVAALEVAASARDLFGALLVVGVMSMWAFQVLVNVGMTIGIMPITGIPLPFMSFGSSFMVTNLAATGMLLSVWSHRYGA